A single window of Engraulis encrasicolus isolate BLACKSEA-1 chromosome 20, IST_EnEncr_1.0, whole genome shotgun sequence DNA harbors:
- the sgo1 gene encoding shugoshin 1, whose product MPRERGAQPQKKSFQQSLDDIKEKMKEKRNKRLASACAANRGKKMITTTGQMKPFVLKTVQVNNKALALALQAERERVRQAQAVILQLKRERQALYFHLLLLKRTKPSEDTRPQSSTPEVRRLDSSASPRSSLQSEKNPKCDLGQDEPVTPPRAAVKKEVPSTAGVRQRQRKTKGRRSGFIDPADLPHATTDNTDRHSTTDFEVAAKQEELKPDTELNNHNGMPADACPTEPNAAQAQPQFTPEPPKKRRRAPKQAAPKQTPQPPSSSSSTSASSSSQVDQPQTQPPDPLKQGRLLQTAPASRRVVAAPLKKPWENSRPRARSKSRDRASSRDRAQAPPPSAKQQGLNTSSSILNDTFDFDFEEAVHVTPFRAGGKAEGRAADTTQGNPSSQDGQSPPVENALKRSSPPSDSDDEDCYKDDEKDDSWHAPGQRGRKKERRGRSPPRRARSKRNASKQRNGERLRLSDVKPEHQTVAEQDVSGTEGAFITEAEELPCEEDCSPTRPTDLELELELQPQPSPIASLPPNSPMFGYSQQLDLLDHSKATHMVEDEGIENAAPVSSDMDEHLGWIEDPLCGLSSRSKSLGLKREKPTVKYRRYAGGIVVRSAVGVGLSDLTNLSPATRRAIPSLHNPSTSQPSPAPRRRRCTVAVDYKEPTINSKLRRGDKFTDTEFLRSPIFKQKSRRSSIKSTSHLGKYNESFVGCH is encoded by the exons ATGCCACGAGAACGGGGGGCACAGCCCCAGAAAAAGTCTTTCCAGCAGAGTCTGGATGACATTAAAGAGAAGATGAAGGAGAAAAGAAACAAACGACTAGCAAGCGCCTGCGCCGCCAATAGAGGGAAGAAAATGATCACAACAACCG GTCAAATGAAGCCATTTGTTTTGAAGACCGTCCAAGTGAACAACAAAGCCCTGGCTCTGGCACTGCAGGCGGAAAGGGAAAGAGTGCGGCAGGCGCAGGCGGTCATCCTCCAGCTGAAAAGAGAGAGGCAGGCCCTGTACTTCCACCTGTTGCTATTGAAACGAACCAAGCCATCAGAAGACACCCGGCCACAG AGTTCCACCCCTGAAGTGCGCCGGCTGGATTCTTCAGCATCTCCCAG GTCTTCTTTGCAGTCTGAGAAAAACCCTAAATGTGACCTCGGTCAGGATGAGCCGGTCACCCCTCCACGTGCTGCAGTCAAGAAAG AGGTACCTTCAACAGCTGGTGTAAGGCAACGGCAGCGCAAAACAAAAGGTCGCCGATCTGGTTTTATCGACCCTGCAGATTTGCCACACGCCACCACAGACAATACAGACCGTCACAGCACCACAGACTTTGAGGTGGCCGCAAAGCAAGAAGAGTTAAAGCCAGACACTGAACTCAACAACCACAATGGCATGCCTGCTGACGCATGTCCAACAGAGCCAAACGCTGCACAGGCCCAGCCCCAGTTCACCCCAGAGCCCCCCAAAAAGAGACGGCGAGCCCCCAAACAGGCAGCTCCGAAACAGACACCAcagccgccctcctcctcctcgtccacatctgcctcctcctccagccaGGTGGATCAACCCCAGACCCAGCCTCCGGACCCTCTCAAGCAGGGAAGGCTGCTGCAGACCGCCCCGGCCTCCCGTCGGGTAGTGGCCGCCCCGCTGAAGAAGCCCTGGGAGAACAGCAGGCCCCGGGCTCGCTCGAAGAGCCGCGATCGCGCCAGCAGTCGAGACCGAGCTCAAGCCCCACCACCGTCGGCGAAGCAGCAAGGCCTCAACACCAGCTCCTCCATCCTCAACGACACCTTCGACTTTGACTTTGAGGAGGCGGTGCACGTGACTCCCTTCCGAGCCGGTGGCAAGGCAGAGGGACGCGCGGCGGACACTACTCAGGGCAACCCCTCGTCTCAGGACGGCCAATCTCCACCTGTGGAGAACGCTCTGAAGAGAAGCAGCCCTCCGTCTGACTCCGATGATGAAGATTGTTATAAGGATGATGAGAAGGACGACAGCTGGCACGCTCCCGGCCAACGGGGCCGCAAGAAGGAGAGACGGGGTCGTAGCCCGCCCAGACGGGCACGCTCCAAGAGGAACGCGTCTAAGCAGAGGAATGGAGAGCGGCTTCGTCTGTCTGATGTCAAGCCGGAACACCAGACAG TTGCAGAGCAGGACGTTAGCGGGACTGAAGGAGCCTTCATCACAGAGGCAGAGGAGTTGCCTTGTGAGGAAGACTGCTCTCCCACACGGCCCACTGACCTGGAGttggagctggagctgcagccTCAGCCCTCCCCAATCGCATCACTACCTCCCAACTCCCCCATGTTTGGGTACTCCCAGCAGCTGGATCTGTTGGATCACAGCAAAGCCACCCATATGG TGGAAGATGAAGGCATTGAGAACGCAGCGCCAGTTTCTTCCGACATGGACGAGCACCTGGGGTGGATAGAGGACCCCTTGTGCGGCCTGAGCAGCCGAAGCAAGTCTTTGGGTCTAAAGCGAGAGAAACCCACTGTCAAGTACAGGAGATATGCAG GTGGTATCGTGGTACGATCGGCCGTTGGCGTTGGCCTGAGTGACCTGACCAATCTCTCTCCGGCCACCCGGCGTGCCATCCCCTCCCTCCACAACCCCTCCACGTCTCAACCCTCCCCTGCCCCCCGCCGACGCAGATGCACGGTCGCTGTTGACTACAAGGAACCCACCATAAACTC GAAGCTCAGGCGTGGTGACAAGTTCACAGACACAGAGTTCCTGCGCTCGCCCATATTTAAGCAGAAGTCTCGACGTTCGTCCATCAAGTCAACGTCGCACCTGGGAAAATATAACGAGTCGTTTGTTGGATGCCACTGA
- the rpl14 gene encoding 60S ribosomal protein L14: MVFKRFVEIGRVAYVAFGPYEGKLVAIVDVIDQNRALVDGPCTGVKRQSMPFKCMQLTDYVIKVPHSARQKYVRRAWEKAEVDKKWAESSWAKKIEARQKRAKMSDFDRFKVMKAKKMRNKIIKVEVRKLQKAASKAAAAK; the protein is encoded by the exons ATG GTGTTCAAGCGCTTTGTAGAGATCGGCCGCGTCGCCTACGTTGCCTTCGGGCCTTATGAGGGAAAACTGGTGGCAATCGTAGATGTCATTGACCAGAACAGG GCCCTTGTCGATGGTCCATGCACTGGCGTAAAGAGGCAGTCCATGCCATTCAAGTGCATGCAGCTCACAGACTACGTCATCAAAGTCCCACACAG CGCTCGCCAGAAGTACGTCAGGCGTGCCTGGGAAAAGGCAGAGGTTGACAAGAAGTGGGCTGAGTCAAGCTGGGCCAAGAAGATTGAAGCCAGACAAAAG aGGGCCAAGATGTCCGACTTTGACCGCTTCAAGGTTATGAAGGCCAAGAAGATG AGGAACAAGATCATCAAGGTGGAAGTCAGGAAGCTTCAGAAGGCTGCCTCTAAGGCTGCTGCCGCTAAGTGA
- the LOC134436227 gene encoding protein TOPAZ1-like isoform X1, whose protein sequence is MCNQRGEEWDSVDAIKLGPPWVNGNDIRLKNYGDINNNKKVDNYDDVEDPRAKIPHEGDAAVTPLTTHGMVACTCLDPNILRKSILHNFNTKAGKATRVTRSRRSVSKRPVTAQRRPQSPTLTWALRKRHVQRSARKVCCNLCGVTKYSPPQRRKLAPVNRLRLVLVDEEDYLGLRRVSGSQRKPRKLVIWLRRYPKVRLCDISQVFDISPHFSCLVPPSFFPFVQKSGLHCFKQQVLALMCQEHLGDGSSSSYERTAGADAQVADASCHHTCEDDNGCQRVRPFVRRNRYLCSRTYLTWPFVANAPPPCVLSPPRSPTKATCASSPNIPCRGISALSCSSVGEAREQSGRTPCSSSLEAAVSSSEDDYTLPHCQNGDVCELSHSPPRGDRLSPEKPSPTPLQSSQVIEDPQELVSNRVVENGHADVVPSLESPPASHDGSLTHKPLIFHQSGYDLSDSESPQQGDVFKTRLYRSLLSARPQLLSPIAEHGPDSGSGESSNDGVTSTLSSASSLMDFFEEGTSVGKDGENDGKDKEVVDMETDAVTPSSLDLFEEQSPRDENGENDNKKAMIDRENNDRILDSTEEVCDIPEAAGVVDSSGKVCDKPEVGCFLSSTGEVCDVSKAGAVLDSSGKVCNIPEDGVVNKTGSECELSDRDAFFDSSDQVCDRTDPVLSQRDSGVHSRRRRRHLRDLDSVAANSCEFEAYQQDALVLDVIDDDPYLFGCMMPEKEEEEDDEPESVRSDSQRSSPSFYTARSTSTEELSSSASNFKRHTEKQSVKAKVKSHNLQEDGPKDQMTTEGSTSSQSMDTSVDMDISPESPHDYGDDGYHEDWSSDLNPERASNTKPESWSKDRFTHLKNGVPPRPPPRPNGDARYCRYYFSDKDFCYRKMCGFLHVPRKGDEKFCMVIVERFARSNNPVYVTQAVDVFTRYYEACHPGLCFNVEVVTTLLDALLRLSLFAEMLSILNLLLAHNIRPPADYLITVFKTASMTKQHNAVSQLISVLSKSVEAGCLFSMGQCEELQKCLELLAASKLHMDMFLAVKCRALANVCDGSDMRCGIAYAFVDVELCRKQEDWPGLADIFLRMCASPCTSSHLLRFCMALATALLVEPSQSPTPPYVTFAEKVSTQVLDEGLDRSFLGRIGISMMVHYYNEKQWEKGQRIVAVLSQQQPCYSGLKGVFKNEETLSRCRLITMATELPLHCGKVEVALNVLRDNNWFVSDSVWPCEPEDVCHRVSVQKRLAQATSNRDTLEVLAHLPGLLPPQDVEKAREYTCLFNSLIRTCLEMHTLLVGADTLEYLLANGMQAEMPLVQNLICELGKRNMWQRARILFQCAMKEGYYPLVDVSDKQVVLELPCYLNKVEMAVCLEMFISRCLPDSTQNPSKVHAPMVILKRESESGVRAVESVYLAAGCTLLSSAQLLNPKLRLSYTITSGQQQQVYTIDPGSAHKWLHGNSSWACKLWPV, encoded by the exons ATGTGCAAtcaaagaggagaagagtgggatTCGGTGGACGCCATTAAACTTGGTCCTCCATGGGTGAATGGAAACGACATAAGGTTAAAAAATTACGGAGACATCAACAATAATAAGAAAGTTGATAATTACGACGACGTGGAAGACCCACGTGCGAAAATTCCACATGAAGGTGACGCAGCAGTGACTCCACTTACGACGCATGGCATGGTTGCGTGCACTTGCCTGGATCCAAACATCCTCAGAAAATCTATTTTACACAATTTCAACACAAAAGCTGGTAAAGCAACACGGGTCACAAGAAGTCGCAGAAGTGTCTCTAAAC GGCCTGTGACCGCCCAAAGAAGGCCTCAGTCGCCTACTTTGACATGGGCCTTGAGAAAAAGACACGTACAAAGGTCTGCCAGGAAAGTGTGCTGTAACTTGTGCGGGGTCACTAAGTACTCCCCACCTCAGCGGAGGAAGCTGGCACCCGTAAATCGTCTTAGGCTTGTCTTGGTGGATGAAGAGGACTACCTGGGACTCCGCAGGGTTTCCGGGTCTCAGCGAAAACCACGCAAGTTGGTCATTTGGCTCAGGAGGTACCCCAAGGTCAGGTTGTGTGACATCAGTCAAGTGTTTGATATTTCGCCGCACTTCTCCTGCCTCGTTCCCCCGTCCTTCTTCCCCTTCGTGCAGAAGAGTGGCTTGCACTGCTTCAAGCAGCAGGTCTTGGCCCTCATGTGCCAGGAGCATCTTGGAGATGGGTCCTCCTCTTCCTATGAACGGACAGCCGGAGCTGACGCACAGGTCGCTGATGCTAGTTGCCACCATACGTGCGAGGACGATAACGGTTGCCAGAGGGTGCGACCGTTTGTGCGTAGGAATCGCTACTTGTGCTCGCGGACTTACCTGACGTGGCCTTTCGTCGCCAACGCTCCACCTCCCTGTGTGCTGTCACCGCCACGTAGTCCAACTAAAGCTACTTGTGCGTCATCTCCAAATATCCCATGTAGAGGAATTTCGGCACTTTCATGCAGCTCAGTTGGAGAGGCCCGTGAACAGTCAGGCAGAACGCCATGCAGCTCATCCCTAGAGGCTGCCGTGTCCTCATCTGAGGATGACTATACATTACCACACTGCCAAAATGGAGATGTCTGTGAACTTTCACATAGCCCACCTAGAGGTGACCGCTTATCTCCAGAGAAACCGTCCCCAACCCCTCTGCAATCAAGTCAGGTCATAGAGGATCCTCAAGAGTTGGTATCTAACAGGGTTGTGGAAAACGGACATGCTGACGTAGTCCCATCTTTGGAGAGTCCACCAGCTTCCCACGATGGTTCACTGACCCATAAACCGCTTATATTCCATCAAAGCGGCTATGACCTCTCTGATTCAGAATCGCCACAGCAGGGTGACGTGTTCAAGACCCGTTTGTACAGGTCACTGCTGTCCGCAAGGCCACAACTTCTGTCTCCCATCGCAGAGCACGGACCTGACTCTGGCAGTGGCGAATCATCAAACGATGGAGTGACTAGCACTTTGTCTTCCGCTTCCAGTTTGATGGACTTTTTTGAAGAGGGGACTTCCGTTGGCAAAGATGGAGAAAATGACGGCAAGGACAAAGAGGTGGTTGATATGGAGACTGATGCTGTTACTCCCAGCTCATTGGATCTTTTTGAAGAGCAGAGTCCCAGAGACGAAAATGGAGAAAACGACAACAAGAAGGCAATGATTGACAGGGAGAATAATGATCGCATTCTGGACAGCACTGAAGAAGTGTGTGACATACCAGAGGCTGCTGGTGTTGTAGACAGCTCTGGGAAAGTGTGTGACAAACCAGAGGTTGGCTGTTTTCTGAGCAGCACTGGTGAAGTGTGCGATGTATCGAAGGCTGGTGCTGTTTTGGACAGCTCTGGCAAAGTTTGCAACATACCAGAGGATGGAGTTGTGAACAAAACTGGCAGTGAGTGTGAACTATCGGACCGTGATGCTTTTTTCGACAGCAGTGACCAAGTATGTGACAGAACGGATCCTGTGTTGTCACAGCGTGATTCTGGCGTCCActcccgccgccgccgccgccacctgaGGGACCTGGACAGTGTCGCTGCCAACAGCTGTGAGTTTGAAGCATACCAGCAGGATGCCCTTGTGCTAGACGTTATCGACGACGACCCTTATCTGTTTGGGTGCATGATgcctgagaaggaggaggaggaagacgacgaGCCGGAGTCAGTGCGTTCAGACAGTCAGCGGTCCTCTCCGAGCTTCTATACTGCAAGGTCTACCTCTACTGAAGAGCTCTCATCCTCGGCTTCCAACTTCAAACG aCACACTGAGAAGCAAAGTGTGAAGGCAAAGGTGAAGAGTCATAATCTTCAGGAGGATG GTCCCAAAGACCAGATGACGACAGAGGGGTCAACAAGTTCCCAGAGCATGGACACAAGTGTGGACATGGACATATCACCAGAG agtccgCATGACTATGGTGATGATGGTTACCATGAGGATTGGAGCTCAGACCTGAACCCTGA GAGGGCCTCAAACACAAAGCCGGAATCATGGAGCAAAG ACAGGTTCACACATTTGAAAAATGGAGTCCCACCTAGACCCCCACCCAGACCCAACGGTGATGCACGT TATTGCAGGTACTACTTCAGTGACAAGGATTTCTGTTACCGGAAGATGTGTGGTTTTCTTCATGTGCCGAGGAAAGGCGATGAAAAG TTCTGTATGGTGATTGTGGAGAGGTTTGCACGGTCCAACAACCCGGTGTATGTGACGCAAGCTG ttGATGTGTTCACACGCTACTACGAGGCTTGCCATCCTGGCTTGTGTTTCAACGTCGAGGTGGTTACCACTCTCCTGGACGCGCTCCTCCGACTGTCTTTATTCGCGGAAATGCTCAGTATCCTGAATTTACTACTTGCACACAATATACGG CCCCCGGCAGACTACTTGATCACTGTTTTTAAGACGGCTTCTATGACAAAGCAGCATAACGCCGTTTCTCAGCTCATCAGCGTGCTATCCAAg agtgtgGAGGCTGGTTGTCTATTCTCTATGGGTCAATGTGAGGAGTTGCAGAAGTGCCTGGAGCTGCTGGCGGCCTCCAAGCTGCATATGGACATGTTCCTCGCTGTCAAGTGCAG GGCCCTGGCCAATGTCTGTGATGGTTCAGATATGCGTTGTGGCATCGCGTATGCCTTTGTCGATGTGGAG CTGTGTAGGAAGCAGGAGGACTGGCCGGGTTTGGCCGACATTTTCCTGCGCATGTGTGCCAGCCCCTGCACCAGCAGCCACCTGCTGCGCTTCTGCATGGCACTGGCCACCGCCCTGCTGGTGGAGCCCAGCCAGTCGCCCACGCCGCCCTACGTCACCTTCGCTGAAAAAG tgtcCACCCAGGTGTTGGATGAGGGGCTGGACAGGAGCTTCTTGGGCAGGATTGGAATCTCCATGATGGTCCACTACTACAATGAAAAGCAGTGGGAGAAA GGTCAGAGGATCGTGGCGGTGTTGTCTCAGCAGCAGCCGTGCTACTCTGGCCTTAAGGGCGTCTTCAAGAACGAGGAGACGCTCTCCCGCTGCCGCctcatcaccatggcaacagagCTCCCCTTGCACTGTGGCAAAGTGGAGGTGGCACTCAACGTGCTgaggg ACAACAACTGGTTTGTGAGTGACAGTGTGTGGCCGTGCGAGCCGGAGGATGTGTGCCACCGGGTGTCTGTGCAGAAGCGACTGGCCCAGGCCACCTCCAATAGGGACACCCTGGAGGTCCTCGCACACCTGCCTGGCCTGTTGCCTCcacaag atgttGAGAAGGCGCGCGAGTACACTTGCCTGTTCAACTCCCTCATCAGGACGTGTTTGGAGATGCACACGCTACTGGTCGGTGCTGACACGCTGGAGTACCTGTTGGCCAATGGGATGCAGGCGGAGATGCCGCTggtccagaacctcatctgcgagcTCGGCAAGCGGAACATGTGGCAGCGTGCCCGGATACTCTTCCAAT GTGCCATGAAGGAGGGCTACTACCCGCTGGTGGACGTGTCTGACAAACAGGTGGTGCTGGAGCTGCCCTGCTACCTCAACAAG GTGGAGATGGCTGTCTGCCTGGAGATGTTTATAAGTCGCTGCTTGCCCGACTC
- the LOC134436227 gene encoding uncharacterized protein LOC134436227 isoform X2 translates to MCNQRGEEWDSVDAIKLGPPWVNGNDIRLKNYGDINNNKKVDNYDDVEDPRAKIPHEGDAAVTPLTTHGMVACTCLDPNILRKSILHNFNTKAGKATRVTRSRRSVSKRPVTAQRRPQSPTLTWALRKRHVQRSARKVCCNLCGVTKYSPPQRRKLAPVNRLRLVLVDEEDYLGLRRVSGSQRKPRKLVIWLRRYPKVRLCDISQVFDISPHFSCLVPPSFFPFVQKSGLHCFKQQVLALMCQEHLGDGSSSSYERTAGADAQVADASCHHTCEDDNGCQRVRPFVRRNRYLCSRTYLTWPFVANAPPPCVLSPPRSPTKATCASSPNIPCRGISALSCSSVGEAREQSGRTPCSSSLEAAVSSSEDDYTLPHCQNGDVCELSHSPPRGDRLSPEKPSPTPLQSSQVIEDPQELVSNRVVENGHADVVPSLESPPASHDGSLTHKPLIFHQSGYDLSDSESPQQGDVFKTRLYRSLLSARPQLLSPIAEHGPDSGSGESSNDGVTSTLSSASSLMDFFEEGTSVGKDGENDGKDKEVVDMETDAVTPSSLDLFEEQSPRDENGENDNKKAMIDRENNDRILDSTEEVCDIPEAAGVVDSSGKVCDKPEVGCFLSSTGEVCDVSKAGAVLDSSGKVCNIPEDGVVNKTGSECELSDRDAFFDSSDQVCDRTDPVLSQRDSGVHSRRRRRHLRDLDSVAANSCEFEAYQQDALVLDVIDDDPYLFGCMMPEKEEEEDDEPESVRSDSQRSSPSFYTARSTSTEELSSSASNFKRHTEKQSVKAKVKSHNLQEDGPKDQMTTEGSTSSQSMDTSVDMDISPESPHDYGDDGYHEDWSSDLNPEASNTKPESWSKDRFTHLKNGVPPRPPPRPNGDARYCRYYFSDKDFCYRKMCGFLHVPRKGDEKFCMVIVERFARSNNPVYVTQAVDVFTRYYEACHPGLCFNVEVVTTLLDALLRLSLFAEMLSILNLLLAHNIRPPADYLITVFKTASMTKQHNAVSQLISVLSKSVEAGCLFSMGQCEELQKCLELLAASKLHMDMFLAVKCRALANVCDGSDMRCGIAYAFVDVELCRKQEDWPGLADIFLRMCASPCTSSHLLRFCMALATALLVEPSQSPTPPYVTFAEKVSTQVLDEGLDRSFLGRIGISMMVHYYNEKQWEKGQRIVAVLSQQQPCYSGLKGVFKNEETLSRCRLITMATELPLHCGKVEVALNVLRDNNWFVSDSVWPCEPEDVCHRVSVQKRLAQATSNRDTLEVLAHLPGLLPPQDVEKAREYTCLFNSLIRTCLEMHTLLVGADTLEYLLANGMQAEMPLVQNLICELGKRNMWQRARILFQCAMKEGYYPLVDVSDKQVVLELPCYLNKVEMAVCLEMFISRCLPDSTQNPSKVHAPMVILKRESESGVRAVESVYLAAGCTLLSSAQLLNPKLRLSYTITSGQQQQVYTIDPGSAHKWLHGNSSWACKLWPV, encoded by the exons ATGTGCAAtcaaagaggagaagagtgggatTCGGTGGACGCCATTAAACTTGGTCCTCCATGGGTGAATGGAAACGACATAAGGTTAAAAAATTACGGAGACATCAACAATAATAAGAAAGTTGATAATTACGACGACGTGGAAGACCCACGTGCGAAAATTCCACATGAAGGTGACGCAGCAGTGACTCCACTTACGACGCATGGCATGGTTGCGTGCACTTGCCTGGATCCAAACATCCTCAGAAAATCTATTTTACACAATTTCAACACAAAAGCTGGTAAAGCAACACGGGTCACAAGAAGTCGCAGAAGTGTCTCTAAAC GGCCTGTGACCGCCCAAAGAAGGCCTCAGTCGCCTACTTTGACATGGGCCTTGAGAAAAAGACACGTACAAAGGTCTGCCAGGAAAGTGTGCTGTAACTTGTGCGGGGTCACTAAGTACTCCCCACCTCAGCGGAGGAAGCTGGCACCCGTAAATCGTCTTAGGCTTGTCTTGGTGGATGAAGAGGACTACCTGGGACTCCGCAGGGTTTCCGGGTCTCAGCGAAAACCACGCAAGTTGGTCATTTGGCTCAGGAGGTACCCCAAGGTCAGGTTGTGTGACATCAGTCAAGTGTTTGATATTTCGCCGCACTTCTCCTGCCTCGTTCCCCCGTCCTTCTTCCCCTTCGTGCAGAAGAGTGGCTTGCACTGCTTCAAGCAGCAGGTCTTGGCCCTCATGTGCCAGGAGCATCTTGGAGATGGGTCCTCCTCTTCCTATGAACGGACAGCCGGAGCTGACGCACAGGTCGCTGATGCTAGTTGCCACCATACGTGCGAGGACGATAACGGTTGCCAGAGGGTGCGACCGTTTGTGCGTAGGAATCGCTACTTGTGCTCGCGGACTTACCTGACGTGGCCTTTCGTCGCCAACGCTCCACCTCCCTGTGTGCTGTCACCGCCACGTAGTCCAACTAAAGCTACTTGTGCGTCATCTCCAAATATCCCATGTAGAGGAATTTCGGCACTTTCATGCAGCTCAGTTGGAGAGGCCCGTGAACAGTCAGGCAGAACGCCATGCAGCTCATCCCTAGAGGCTGCCGTGTCCTCATCTGAGGATGACTATACATTACCACACTGCCAAAATGGAGATGTCTGTGAACTTTCACATAGCCCACCTAGAGGTGACCGCTTATCTCCAGAGAAACCGTCCCCAACCCCTCTGCAATCAAGTCAGGTCATAGAGGATCCTCAAGAGTTGGTATCTAACAGGGTTGTGGAAAACGGACATGCTGACGTAGTCCCATCTTTGGAGAGTCCACCAGCTTCCCACGATGGTTCACTGACCCATAAACCGCTTATATTCCATCAAAGCGGCTATGACCTCTCTGATTCAGAATCGCCACAGCAGGGTGACGTGTTCAAGACCCGTTTGTACAGGTCACTGCTGTCCGCAAGGCCACAACTTCTGTCTCCCATCGCAGAGCACGGACCTGACTCTGGCAGTGGCGAATCATCAAACGATGGAGTGACTAGCACTTTGTCTTCCGCTTCCAGTTTGATGGACTTTTTTGAAGAGGGGACTTCCGTTGGCAAAGATGGAGAAAATGACGGCAAGGACAAAGAGGTGGTTGATATGGAGACTGATGCTGTTACTCCCAGCTCATTGGATCTTTTTGAAGAGCAGAGTCCCAGAGACGAAAATGGAGAAAACGACAACAAGAAGGCAATGATTGACAGGGAGAATAATGATCGCATTCTGGACAGCACTGAAGAAGTGTGTGACATACCAGAGGCTGCTGGTGTTGTAGACAGCTCTGGGAAAGTGTGTGACAAACCAGAGGTTGGCTGTTTTCTGAGCAGCACTGGTGAAGTGTGCGATGTATCGAAGGCTGGTGCTGTTTTGGACAGCTCTGGCAAAGTTTGCAACATACCAGAGGATGGAGTTGTGAACAAAACTGGCAGTGAGTGTGAACTATCGGACCGTGATGCTTTTTTCGACAGCAGTGACCAAGTATGTGACAGAACGGATCCTGTGTTGTCACAGCGTGATTCTGGCGTCCActcccgccgccgccgccgccacctgaGGGACCTGGACAGTGTCGCTGCCAACAGCTGTGAGTTTGAAGCATACCAGCAGGATGCCCTTGTGCTAGACGTTATCGACGACGACCCTTATCTGTTTGGGTGCATGATgcctgagaaggaggaggaggaagacgacgaGCCGGAGTCAGTGCGTTCAGACAGTCAGCGGTCCTCTCCGAGCTTCTATACTGCAAGGTCTACCTCTACTGAAGAGCTCTCATCCTCGGCTTCCAACTTCAAACG aCACACTGAGAAGCAAAGTGTGAAGGCAAAGGTGAAGAGTCATAATCTTCAGGAGGATG GTCCCAAAGACCAGATGACGACAGAGGGGTCAACAAGTTCCCAGAGCATGGACACAAGTGTGGACATGGACATATCACCAGAG agtccgCATGACTATGGTGATGATGGTTACCATGAGGATTGGAGCTCAGACCTGAACCCTGA GGCCTCAAACACAAAGCCGGAATCATGGAGCAAAG ACAGGTTCACACATTTGAAAAATGGAGTCCCACCTAGACCCCCACCCAGACCCAACGGTGATGCACGT TATTGCAGGTACTACTTCAGTGACAAGGATTTCTGTTACCGGAAGATGTGTGGTTTTCTTCATGTGCCGAGGAAAGGCGATGAAAAG TTCTGTATGGTGATTGTGGAGAGGTTTGCACGGTCCAACAACCCGGTGTATGTGACGCAAGCTG ttGATGTGTTCACACGCTACTACGAGGCTTGCCATCCTGGCTTGTGTTTCAACGTCGAGGTGGTTACCACTCTCCTGGACGCGCTCCTCCGACTGTCTTTATTCGCGGAAATGCTCAGTATCCTGAATTTACTACTTGCACACAATATACGG CCCCCGGCAGACTACTTGATCACTGTTTTTAAGACGGCTTCTATGACAAAGCAGCATAACGCCGTTTCTCAGCTCATCAGCGTGCTATCCAAg agtgtgGAGGCTGGTTGTCTATTCTCTATGGGTCAATGTGAGGAGTTGCAGAAGTGCCTGGAGCTGCTGGCGGCCTCCAAGCTGCATATGGACATGTTCCTCGCTGTCAAGTGCAG GGCCCTGGCCAATGTCTGTGATGGTTCAGATATGCGTTGTGGCATCGCGTATGCCTTTGTCGATGTGGAG CTGTGTAGGAAGCAGGAGGACTGGCCGGGTTTGGCCGACATTTTCCTGCGCATGTGTGCCAGCCCCTGCACCAGCAGCCACCTGCTGCGCTTCTGCATGGCACTGGCCACCGCCCTGCTGGTGGAGCCCAGCCAGTCGCCCACGCCGCCCTACGTCACCTTCGCTGAAAAAG tgtcCACCCAGGTGTTGGATGAGGGGCTGGACAGGAGCTTCTTGGGCAGGATTGGAATCTCCATGATGGTCCACTACTACAATGAAAAGCAGTGGGAGAAA GGTCAGAGGATCGTGGCGGTGTTGTCTCAGCAGCAGCCGTGCTACTCTGGCCTTAAGGGCGTCTTCAAGAACGAGGAGACGCTCTCCCGCTGCCGCctcatcaccatggcaacagagCTCCCCTTGCACTGTGGCAAAGTGGAGGTGGCACTCAACGTGCTgaggg ACAACAACTGGTTTGTGAGTGACAGTGTGTGGCCGTGCGAGCCGGAGGATGTGTGCCACCGGGTGTCTGTGCAGAAGCGACTGGCCCAGGCCACCTCCAATAGGGACACCCTGGAGGTCCTCGCACACCTGCCTGGCCTGTTGCCTCcacaag atgttGAGAAGGCGCGCGAGTACACTTGCCTGTTCAACTCCCTCATCAGGACGTGTTTGGAGATGCACACGCTACTGGTCGGTGCTGACACGCTGGAGTACCTGTTGGCCAATGGGATGCAGGCGGAGATGCCGCTggtccagaacctcatctgcgagcTCGGCAAGCGGAACATGTGGCAGCGTGCCCGGATACTCTTCCAAT GTGCCATGAAGGAGGGCTACTACCCGCTGGTGGACGTGTCTGACAAACAGGTGGTGCTGGAGCTGCCCTGCTACCTCAACAAG GTGGAGATGGCTGTCTGCCTGGAGATGTTTATAAGTCGCTGCTTGCCCGACTC